Genomic DNA from Flavobacterium sp. N502540:
AATAAAAATTGTCTTCTCATAACATTACTTTATTTGAAAATTTTTAACCAACTATTGTTTTTTTAGAATTGTTGTCCGATGATAAAGTGAATTTCTTTACCATGCGCCTTAGTCTCTCCCGGTTGAGGATCGAAACCGTAACCCCAGTCAATACCCAATAATCCAAATGCCGGCATGAATACACGTAAACCAACACCCGCAGAACGGTTCAGGTCAAATGGGTTATAATCTTTAAAAGTTGGAAATGATGAACCTCCTTCTAAAAACGCCAATGCATAAATCGATGCAGAAGCTTTTAATGTAATCGGATAACGTAACTCCATAGAGAATTTGTTATAAATTGTGGCCCCAATTTGTTGGTTAAGTGCATTTGTAGGAGTTAAAGAGTTGTTTTCATAACCTCTCAACTGTACCGTTTCTCTACCATCCATCGAGTAGTTTGCCATTCCGTCTCCACCTAAATAAAAACGCTCAAACGGTACCACTCCTCTTGCCTGATCGTATGCTCCCAGGAATCCAAATTCTGTTAAAGTTCGCAGTACTAATTTACCATAAAGTTTGGTATACCACTCACCTTTGAATTTAATTTTGTAATATTCCAGCCAATTGTATCTTTTTTGATCTACTTTCCCTTGATCAGTATCTGCGCTCGCGTAATCAGAACCAACACTTACGACTGCCGGTGTTCCGTTAATGGTTTCCATTTTGGTGTAATCTCCAGTGTTCAATGGTTTACCATCTGCACCAGAAGTTGGAGCTCCTGTATATTGTGTTTTATATTCTTTTTGATTTTTTAGATCTCCATAATCAATTCCGTTAAACAAGGAATATGGAGGAGTTACTTTTGCAGAAATACTAAAGTCTGAACCATAGGTTGGGAATATTGGGTTAACCCCTTTATTACTTCTTGAAAGACCAATAGTATATGCTAAGTTTCTCGACGCTCCGTTACCAAAGGTAAACAATCCTGTGTTATAATTGTTCAAGTCATAGTGCTGGTAACTAATAGATTGTGATAATACGAAGTAATCGTCCGGCACAGTAAGTCTTTTCGCTAAACCAACTTGTAAAGTCAGGATGTTAAAACTCTTGCTTTTATCTACACGTCTGGTAGCAAAGTCGTTTAAGAATTGTTTACTGTAAGAAATAGAAGAACTAAATTGTACCGGTTTTTTTCCTCCAAACCATGGTTCTGAAAATGACACGCTATAGGTTTGGAAATAAGTACTTCCTTGTAAACGAAGTGCTACTTTTTGACCGTCACCCATTGGTAATGGCTTGTACGATTCTTTATTGAACAGGTTTCTTGCTGAGAAGTTGTTAAATGATAATCCAAGGGTTCCAATGAAACCACCACCACCGTAACCTCCCTGAAGTTCTACCTGGCTGGATCCTTTTTCTACAACATGGTACTCAATGTCAACAGTTCCTGCTGCAGCATCAACATTTTTGAATTTTGGATCAATGGCTTCAGGATCAAAGAATCCTAATTGTCCAATTTCACGAATTGTTCGAACTAACTGCTCTTTACTGTATTTTTCTCCTGGTTTAGTTCTTAATTCACGATAAATTACGTGGTCGTTTGTTTTATCATTTCCAACAACCGATATTTTATTGAAGTATGCTATAGGACCTTCTGTAACTCTGATCTCAAAATCGATGGTGTCGTTTACTGTTTTTACCTCTACAGCATTGATGTTAGAGAATAAATAACCATTGTTTTGGTATAAGTTTGTAATGTCTTCAGCGTCCGGTTTTGTCTTGTCGGCAATACGTTTTTCCAATAAAACTCCGTTGTAAGTTTCACCTTTTTTGATCCCTAAATAACGGTTTAATAGCTGATCTGAGTAGACTGTATTTCCTAAGAATTTAATATTTCCGAAGTAGTAT
This window encodes:
- a CDS encoding outer membrane protein assembly factor is translated as MRLLLVIKKENVDLEKPVNKLNNFLVLQKRIQIVFTLLLLGSFSQIKAQERVPFDQGKKYILAKVSVVGKISFNEQTVVTFSGLQKGQEIAVPGEEISGAIKKLGKLGLFDEISFYVNKIDNDSIYLDLNIVELPKLNEVKFVGIKKNKIEGLIKDNNLTKNKIVNENLITTTKNYIENKYKKEGFYNTKVTITNTPDSTAGNHVNMLVRVDKGDKVKISGIDFTGNKQLSGNQLRAAMKDTKQKNILRILKSSKFIPEKYKTDLEKVVAAYKEKGYRDARIISDSVKYDKKKNMLAIKINVEEGNKYYFGNIKFLGNTVYSDQLLNRYLGIKKGETYNGVLLEKRIADKTKPDAEDITNLYQNNGYLFSNINAVEVKTVNDTIDFEIRVTEGPIAYFNKISVVGNDKTNDHVIYRELRTKPGEKYSKEQLVRTIREIGQLGFFDPEAIDPKFKNVDAAAGTVDIEYHVVEKGSSQVELQGGYGGGGFIGTLGLSFNNFSARNLFNKESYKPLPMGDGQKVALRLQGSTYFQTYSVSFSEPWFGGKKPVQFSSSISYSKQFLNDFATRRVDKSKSFNILTLQVGLAKRLTVPDDYFVLSQSISYQHYDLNNYNTGLFTFGNGASRNLAYTIGLSRSNKGVNPIFPTYGSDFSISAKVTPPYSLFNGIDYGDLKNQKEYKTQYTGAPTSGADGKPLNTGDYTKMETINGTPAVVSVGSDYASADTDQGKVDQKRYNWLEYYKIKFKGEWYTKLYGKLVLRTLTEFGFLGAYDQARGVVPFERFYLGGDGMANYSMDGRETVQLRGYENNSLTPTNALNQQIGATIYNKFSMELRYPITLKASASIYALAFLEGGSSFPTFKDYNPFDLNRSAGVGLRVFMPAFGLLGIDWGYGFDPQPGETKAHGKEIHFIIGQQF